In Limisalsivibrio acetivorans, one genomic interval encodes:
- a CDS encoding EAL domain-containing protein, which yields MPCKCIKVPETDYSDKSIVFTSSVHALLDYVKAKADDSRIPFTEQSNVLQVHAPGGEKVLGMICEDEAITDMEKEEIKFVAIDEGAPIDISIFATIQPVQKYCTLRNSADVIDLIERRAFVSHFQPIVELETMEIFGHECLLRGINRCGETVYPGDIFPKANSNDLIFRLDRLARETALECSASASVKGSIFINFIPTSIYNPETCLNTTCAMAEELGIDFRRIVFEVVETERVQDFKHLRNIVDYYKRKGFRTALDDIGSGYSSLNALAELEPDIVKIDAQIIQNIHKSDLKRSIFDALLDVSAKNDIQLLAEGIETVDEFNYVRERGVDLAQGYYLAKPAPKPRDSIEI from the coding sequence ATGCCCTGTAAATGTATCAAGGTTCCTGAAACCGACTACTCGGATAAATCCATCGTTTTTACATCCTCCGTCCATGCCCTTTTGGACTATGTTAAAGCCAAGGCGGACGATAGCCGTATCCCCTTCACAGAGCAGTCAAACGTACTGCAGGTTCATGCACCCGGCGGAGAAAAGGTGCTTGGAATGATCTGTGAGGACGAAGCCATAACCGATATGGAAAAAGAGGAGATTAAGTTCGTTGCCATTGATGAAGGCGCCCCCATCGATATATCCATCTTCGCCACCATCCAGCCTGTGCAGAAGTACTGCACACTCCGTAACTCCGCGGACGTGATCGATCTTATAGAGCGCCGTGCATTTGTGAGCCACTTCCAACCTATTGTTGAGCTTGAAACGATGGAGATCTTCGGCCATGAATGCCTTCTAAGAGGCATAAACCGGTGCGGAGAAACTGTTTATCCGGGTGACATTTTCCCCAAGGCAAACTCCAACGACCTGATCTTCCGCCTCGACAGACTGGCACGGGAAACGGCCCTTGAATGCTCGGCTTCTGCCAGTGTTAAGGGGAGTATCTTCATAAACTTCATCCCCACCTCCATATACAATCCCGAAACATGCCTGAACACAACATGTGCCATGGCCGAGGAGCTGGGCATAGATTTTAGAAGGATCGTCTTTGAGGTTGTGGAAACCGAGCGTGTGCAGGACTTCAAGCACCTGCGCAACATCGTGGACTACTACAAGAGAAAAGGCTTTCGCACAGCCCTAGACGACATAGGAAGCGGTTACTCATCCCTCAACGCCCTGGCCGAACTGGAGCCCGACATCGTTAAGATCGATGCTCAGATTATTCAGAACATCCATAAATCAGACCTCAAAAGAAGCATCTTCGATGCGCTTCTTGATGTATCCGCAAAGAACGACATACAGCTCCTCGCCGAAGGTATCGAAACAGTGGATGAGTTTAACTATGTCAGGGAAAGAGGGGTCGACCTCGCCCAGGGGTACTATCTCGCAAAACCTGCACCAAAGCCAAGGGATAGCATAGAAATATGA
- a CDS encoding NUDIX domain-containing protein — protein sequence MIKKPENSINLKPFNMEFEPCPDSNYIKLHRVSYEQDGRRKSWDFIKVHDSVAVLLADKEREELILVRQFRPPVYMREGTGITYELCAGITDKELPLEEIAREEILEETGYNVETEDIHKINSFYTAVSFAGSRQTLFYAEVNDNLLQGEGGGIGNEKIEVIRLPFSEIENFMFDETKPKTPGLLFALIWFKRQRDTGRK from the coding sequence ATGATAAAGAAGCCGGAGAACTCCATAAACCTTAAACCGTTTAATATGGAGTTCGAACCATGCCCCGATTCCAACTATATCAAGCTCCACAGGGTCAGCTATGAACAGGACGGCAGGCGCAAATCGTGGGACTTCATAAAGGTTCATGACTCCGTTGCCGTACTCCTTGCGGATAAGGAGCGGGAGGAGCTCATCCTTGTCCGCCAGTTCCGTCCGCCTGTGTATATGCGTGAAGGTACAGGCATAACATATGAACTTTGCGCCGGAATAACCGACAAGGAGCTCCCTCTGGAGGAGATAGCACGTGAGGAGATCCTTGAAGAAACGGGCTACAATGTAGAAACCGAGGATATCCACAAGATAAACTCCTTCTACACCGCAGTAAGCTTCGCCGGAAGCCGCCAGACACTCTTTTATGCCGAGGTAAACGACAACCTCCTTCAGGGTGAAGGTGGCGGAATAGGTAATGAGAAGATAGAGGTTATCCGCCTTCCTTTCTCCGAGATCGAGAACTTCATGTTCGATGAAACAAAACCCAAAACACCGGGTCTACTCTTCGCTCTCATCTGGTTCAAACGCCAAAGAGACACCGGC
- a CDS encoding response regulator transcription factor has protein sequence MNDKLNSKILYVEDDPTIMGIMGKFLEKKFETVLKARNGQDGLALFLSEGADVVITDLAMPVLDGFEMIKAIRRESPDVPIIITTAYRDETSALNDYNVTILHKPISTRELYNKAAEELQHLP, from the coding sequence GTGAACGACAAACTCAACAGCAAAATTCTTTACGTAGAGGACGATCCCACGATAATGGGTATTATGGGAAAGTTTCTGGAGAAAAAGTTTGAGACCGTTCTTAAAGCAAGAAACGGACAGGACGGCCTCGCATTATTCTTAAGCGAAGGTGCGGATGTCGTGATAACCGATCTCGCAATGCCAGTGCTGGACGGGTTTGAGATGATTAAAGCTATCCGCAGGGAATCTCCAGATGTGCCGATAATAATAACAACGGCCTACAGGGACGAAACGAGTGCCCTCAACGATTACAATGTAACAATACTGCATAAACCCATAAGCACAAGAGAACTTTACAACAAAGCAGCAGAAGAACTCCAACACCTTCCTTGA